The following proteins are encoded in a genomic region of Pseudomonas sp. Os17:
- a CDS encoding ABC transporter ATP-binding protein: MTVSLPHPGPVRGAVECRGVTRRFAGQAVLDSLDLNIAPGEFVALLGSSGSGKTTLLRALAGLEPIDEGRLQVPSAMAAVFQEPRLMPWKRVWRNVALGVRGAGVRERAEAALGEVGLAHRLGAWPGTLSGGEAQRVALARALVREPQLLLLDEPFAALDALTRIRMHQLIIRLWRAHTPAVLLVTHDVDEALLLADRVLVLANGQIAEQLPIRLPRPRQVSAPGFQPLRARLLQLLGVETEAEPAVDISHPLSRTASR; encoded by the coding sequence ATGACTGTGTCATTGCCCCACCCGGGCCCCGTGCGCGGCGCCGTCGAATGCCGCGGGGTGACCCGACGTTTCGCCGGGCAGGCGGTACTCGACAGCCTGGACCTGAACATCGCCCCGGGGGAGTTCGTCGCCTTGCTGGGCAGCAGTGGTTCGGGCAAGACCACCTTGCTCCGGGCCCTGGCCGGGCTGGAACCCATCGACGAGGGCCGGTTGCAGGTGCCTTCGGCCATGGCCGCGGTGTTCCAGGAGCCACGGCTGATGCCCTGGAAGCGCGTGTGGCGCAACGTTGCCCTGGGCGTGCGTGGGGCTGGGGTCCGCGAGCGGGCCGAGGCGGCGCTGGGCGAGGTCGGGCTGGCCCATCGGTTGGGCGCCTGGCCCGGCACCCTGTCCGGCGGCGAGGCCCAGCGCGTGGCCCTGGCCCGGGCCCTGGTGCGCGAGCCGCAGCTGTTGCTGCTGGATGAACCCTTCGCCGCCCTCGACGCCCTGACCCGGATTCGCATGCATCAACTGATCATCCGCCTGTGGCGGGCGCACACCCCGGCGGTGCTGCTGGTGACCCACGATGTCGACGAGGCGCTGCTGCTGGCCGACCGGGTGCTGGTGCTGGCCAACGGGCAAATCGCCGAACAACTGCCGATCCGCCTGCCGCGTCCGCGTCAGGTGTCCGCCCCGGGGTTCCAGCCGCTGCGTGCGCGGTTGCTGCAACTGCTGGGCGTGGAAACCGAGGCCGAGCCGGCCGTCGACATCTCCCACCCCTTGAGCAGGACTGCCAGCCGATGA
- a CDS encoding acyl-CoA dehydrogenase family protein: protein MSLSSVQPSSSVSRPVPDPDSSEFADLLQQLSEEFAASAAHYDRHSEFPHANLQRLHQHGLLALTVPRALGGSEATLAQARRVIGAVARGEPSTALVLVMQYLQHTRLQQNSAWPLHLRQRVAREAVQEGALINALRVEPDLGTPARGGLPATLARRVEGGWRLSGRKIYSTGIPGLTWLAVWARSDDAQPQVGTWLVHRDSPGIRVEETWDHLGMRATGSHDVIFDEVFVPMEHAVDIQPANVPRPSELDSKGVLWLAVLLSAIYDGVARAARDWLLGWLAQRAPANLGAPLSSLPRFQQLIGRIDALLLNNRVLLDAAAEGRIAPGEATQIKYLVTSNAISAVELGIEAIGNPGLARGNPIERHYRDVLCSRIHTPQNDAILGAVGRAAFALPSRGAQV, encoded by the coding sequence ATGAGCCTTTCCAGCGTGCAACCGTCTTCGTCCGTGTCCCGTCCCGTCCCTGATCCGGACTCCAGCGAGTTCGCCGACCTGCTGCAGCAGTTGAGCGAGGAGTTCGCCGCCAGTGCGGCCCATTACGATCGCCACAGCGAGTTTCCCCACGCCAACCTGCAGCGCCTGCACCAGCATGGCCTGCTGGCCCTGACCGTGCCCCGGGCCCTGGGCGGCAGCGAGGCGACCCTGGCCCAGGCGCGGCGGGTGATCGGCGCCGTGGCCCGGGGCGAACCTTCCACCGCGCTGGTGCTGGTGATGCAGTACCTGCAGCACACGCGCCTGCAACAGAACAGCGCCTGGCCCCTGCACCTGCGCCAGCGCGTGGCGCGCGAGGCGGTGCAAGAGGGCGCCCTGATCAATGCGCTGCGGGTCGAGCCGGACCTCGGCACCCCGGCCCGGGGCGGCTTGCCGGCCACCCTGGCGCGCCGGGTCGAGGGCGGCTGGCGGCTCAGCGGACGCAAGATCTACTCCACCGGCATTCCCGGGCTGACCTGGCTGGCGGTCTGGGCCCGCAGCGACGATGCCCAGCCGCAGGTCGGCACCTGGCTGGTGCACCGCGACAGCCCCGGCATCCGCGTCGAGGAAACCTGGGACCACCTGGGCATGCGCGCCACCGGCAGCCACGACGTGATCTTCGATGAAGTGTTTGTGCCCATGGAGCACGCGGTGGACATCCAGCCGGCCAACGTTCCGCGCCCCTCGGAGCTGGACAGCAAGGGCGTGCTCTGGCTGGCGGTGCTGCTGTCGGCGATCTACGACGGCGTGGCCCGCGCCGCCCGTGACTGGCTGCTGGGCTGGCTGGCCCAGCGCGCCCCGGCCAACCTCGGCGCGCCACTGTCGAGCCTGCCGCGTTTCCAGCAGCTGATCGGGCGCATCGACGCCTTGCTGTTGAACAACCGGGTGCTGCTCGATGCCGCCGCCGAAGGGCGGATCGCCCCGGGCGAGGCGACCCAGATCAAGTACCTGGTGACCAGCAACGCCATCAGCGCCGTGGAGCTGGGCATCGAGGCCATCGGCAATCCCGGGCTGGCCCGGGGCAACCCCATCGAGCGGCATTACCGTGATGTGCTGTGCAGCCGGATTCACACGCCGCAGAACGACGCGATCCTTGGCGCCGTGGGCCGCGCCGCCTTTGCCTTGCCCAGCCGGGGAGCCCAGGTGTGA